The Streptococcus pluranimalium genome contains a region encoding:
- a CDS encoding GtrA family protein, which translates to MKNQKKTKLIQNEVVKYLIFGILATIVYITFRLLGFTITNNVTFSVIFANIVAILFAFFTNDFYVFPQRRSGWIKRLIKFFIARLFTLFIDFILAYLLVEKFPDIIGMFVDHNLAYVNGIETMLGQIVVIVLNYVISKFLIFNK; encoded by the coding sequence ATGAAAAATCAAAAAAAAACAAAATTGATACAAAATGAAGTTGTTAAATATTTAATTTTTGGTATTTTAGCAACCATTGTCTATATTACATTTAGATTGCTAGGGTTTACTATTACAAATAACGTAACTTTTTCTGTAATCTTCGCAAACATAGTCGCAATTCTCTTTGCATTTTTTACAAATGATTTTTATGTCTTTCCGCAAAGAAGAAGCGGTTGGATAAAGAGGTTAATAAAGTTTTTTATAGCTCGACTGTTTACTTTATTTATTGATTTTATTTTAGCTTATTTATTAGTGGAAAAATTTCCAGATATAATTGGTATGTTTGTTGATCACAATTTGGCTTATGTTAATGGTATCGAAACAATGTTAGGTCAAATTGTTGTGATTGTTCTAAATTATGTAATAAGTAAATTTTTAATATTTAATAAATAA
- a CDS encoding GBS Bsp-like repeat-containing protein: protein MKKREVLKLNKRFYKSKKQWILAGITFAGLVLTPNVLAEDANTTAVSSSWVDTKNKPTVLSDLESLQSVSSTTIGSSIESSEIIQSESNFSEVSSTAVMNNDSDGQSELAPSSEAFSNNEVATKTEKTTVGNSLSASVEAASRLTSARTFSAPVTSENVKASQTNSTVAENKLVTATVSDKQISIQYHADKAVYDKVQFAVWGDDKGQNDLVWYTADNTGAAFVELSKHKEYGQYHIHTYGTKSGKMVGLNVMSIEVLKPQVNASVTKLSNGNYNVVVTNVPNEIVSIKVPVWSENNGQDDIIWYNATKTNDSTFVTEINTSRHKNDSSNYQAHIYGISSVTGGLIGLTTTSFINTVTSIQKANATVSVTNYSETKSEFNVNVIGNSNTKTIKSVSIAAWSEKNGQDDLKWYKPTVSNNKATATINIKDLSDTNDNYIVHVYTDYTDGSRVGTNLGTYRITKPQDPVASTSVTVSPVGQNKYSVTISNVPKNVSAVTVPIWSSDKGQDDLKWYSAVKQSNGDYKATFELVNHSNNIGTYYLHVYGKTTDGLKGLLATTYQVNDLEITKKAIYQKGQLVEIQSFATNDSTGKNLVNYQGKIGTVTNISKNTFNSIGGWEYSITYSDGSSSDHILEQDLRYVYQVALNTNNTSLENNRALQQAFNFAKTHKGATLYLPKGNFVVGSNISETDLGNVSEDNYIILSSDTKLRGHDEGTILQVDGTMLWFGLPTGKNPTDGVSNLTIDNINVIAKDLVNGDYFMVQMNHGNNIVVKNSSFTMVQRVDRHIFDFGGVQNATFTNNKFVGYAPSLTSVKSYPSGDLHSFYAEAIQLDRSNNQGSWDANMIKRLSPVDYMNFNAQEAFSNNIVISNNRFLPYYSNGKILAYAATIGQHSSQVGNVAVTNNYFEKLMTKRFTGSESWVMEAVHMQPKKGSKHIISGNVVV, encoded by the coding sequence TTGAAAAAGAGAGAAGTTTTAAAATTGAATAAAAGATTTTACAAGTCAAAAAAACAATGGATTTTAGCTGGTATAACATTCGCAGGTCTTGTTTTAACCCCTAATGTGCTAGCTGAAGACGCTAATACAACTGCTGTTTCAAGTAGTTGGGTAGATACAAAGAATAAACCTACCGTTTTATCTGACCTCGAGTCATTACAATCGGTTTCTTCAACAACAATTGGATCTTCAATAGAATCAAGTGAAATAATTCAGAGCGAATCTAATTTTTCTGAAGTATCTTCAACTGCAGTAATGAATAATGACAGTGATGGTCAAAGTGAATTAGCACCATCAAGTGAAGCATTTTCAAATAATGAGGTGGCTACTAAGACTGAAAAAACAACAGTAGGAAACTCACTTTCTGCTTCTGTTGAAGCTGCTAGTCGGTTAACTAGTGCGAGGACTTTTTCAGCTCCAGTAACTTCTGAGAATGTTAAGGCATCTCAGACAAATTCTACTGTTGCTGAAAATAAACTAGTCACCGCAACAGTATCAGATAAACAAATTTCTATCCAATATCATGCTGATAAAGCTGTTTATGATAAGGTACAATTCGCTGTATGGGGAGATGATAAAGGGCAGAATGATTTAGTTTGGTACACTGCTGATAACACTGGAGCAGCATTTGTTGAATTAAGTAAGCATAAAGAATATGGTCAGTACCACATTCATACTTATGGAACTAAATCTGGTAAAATGGTTGGTTTAAATGTGATGAGCATAGAGGTACTTAAACCTCAAGTAAATGCTTCGGTTACAAAGCTTTCAAATGGTAATTATAATGTTGTTGTCACTAATGTTCCGAATGAAATAGTGAGTATAAAAGTTCCAGTTTGGTCAGAAAATAATGGCCAAGATGATATTATTTGGTACAATGCTACAAAGACAAATGATTCTACTTTTGTTACTGAAATTAATACAAGCAGACATAAGAATGATAGTAGCAATTATCAAGCTCACATATACGGAATTAGTAGTGTGACAGGTGGTTTAATAGGTTTGACAACAACTAGCTTTATAAACACTGTTACAAGTATTCAAAAGGCAAACGCTACTGTTTCAGTAACCAATTACTCTGAAACGAAGTCTGAATTTAATGTTAATGTCATAGGAAATTCTAATACGAAAACTATAAAATCTGTTAGTATAGCAGCTTGGTCAGAAAAAAATGGTCAAGATGATTTGAAATGGTATAAGCCGACAGTTTCAAATAATAAGGCTACAGCAACAATTAACATTAAAGATTTGTCAGACACAAATGATAATTATATTGTGCATGTTTATACGGATTATACTGATGGTTCTCGAGTGGGTACTAACTTAGGTACTTACAGAATAACAAAACCACAAGATCCAGTTGCATCAACTTCTGTGACAGTTTCGCCAGTTGGACAAAATAAGTACAGTGTTACTATATCGAATGTTCCCAAGAATGTTTCTGCAGTAACAGTACCTATTTGGTCAAGTGACAAAGGTCAAGACGATTTAAAATGGTATTCGGCAGTCAAGCAATCAAATGGTGATTATAAAGCTACTTTTGAACTTGTTAATCATTCCAATAACATTGGTACTTATTATCTCCATGTTTATGGGAAAACTACCGATGGTTTGAAAGGATTGTTAGCAACTACTTACCAAGTAAATGATTTAGAAATTACTAAGAAGGCTATATATCAAAAAGGTCAGTTGGTTGAAATTCAGTCTTTTGCAACTAATGATTCAACAGGGAAAAATTTAGTTAATTACCAAGGAAAAATTGGTACAGTAACTAATATTTCTAAAAATACATTTAATAGTATTGGTGGTTGGGAATATTCTATTACGTATAGTGATGGTAGTAGCAGTGATCATATTCTTGAACAAGACTTGAGATATGTTTATCAAGTTGCATTGAATACTAATAATACTTCATTAGAGAATAATCGTGCTTTGCAGCAAGCTTTTAATTTTGCTAAAACACACAAAGGTGCCACACTTTATCTGCCTAAAGGAAATTTTGTTGTTGGTAGCAATATTTCGGAAACTGATCTTGGAAATGTTAGTGAAGATAATTACATTATACTAAGCTCTGACACTAAACTGAGAGGTCATGATGAAGGGACAATACTTCAAGTTGATGGAACAATGTTATGGTTTGGTTTACCAACGGGAAAAAATCCTACTGATGGAGTAAGTAATTTAACGATTGACAATATCAATGTTATTGCAAAAGATTTGGTCAATGGAGATTATTTCATGGTCCAAATGAATCATGGTAATAATATAGTTGTTAAAAATAGTAGTTTTACCATGGTTCAACGTGTTGATCGTCATATTTTTGATTTTGGAGGAGTACAAAATGCTACATTCACAAATAATAAATTTGTTGGGTATGCTCCTTCTTTAACTTCAGTTAAAAGTTATCCTAGTGGTGATTTACATAGTTTTTATGCAGAAGCCATTCAGTTAGACCGTTCAAACAATCAAGGTAGTTGGGATGCAAATATGATTAAGCGTCTAAGTCCTGTTGATTATATGAATTTCAATGCACAAGAAGCTTTTTCAAATAACATTGTAATTAGTAATAACCGTTTCTTACCATATTATTCAAACGGAAAGATTTTGGCATATGCCGCAACTATTGGTCAACATTCTTCACAGGTTGGGAATGTAGCGGTAACAAATAATTATTTTGAAAAGTTAATGACTAAACGATTTACTGGTTCTGAATCTTGGGTTATGGAAGCAGTCCATATGCAACCAAAAAAAGGAAGTAAGCATATTATTTCTGGAAATGTAGTTGTTTAA
- a CDS encoding efflux RND transporter periplasmic adaptor subunit: MARRFKSLTSRKKVFLGIGISLFVIAGYAIFQMSHSEKTKTTETIYQPSTVTSGKIASSTLLSGTVSALSEQYVYYDNSKGGSARVTVEVGQQIGKGQQLVQYDTTNAQAAYDSAVRNLNKVGRQITQLKTYGVQTEAPAEATTDATTEASGNTASQSSSTSSYGQTYKQQLQDLNDSYADAEAEVAKAQEALNQTVVVSDVEGTVVEVNHSIDPAAKESQKLVHVATQGQLQVKGHLTEYDLANLKKNDEVIIKSKVYPDKKWQGKITSISDYPEQSTSSTEGSGNGSSGSKYEYKVDITSDLAELKQGFSVSVEVVNSKESLLVPTSAVFSSKGKDYVWRFDKLSKKVSKQEVGLGRADATSQEILTGLAKEDRIIANPDKLLKDGQKLSDEQVKSEDTPKTSNEEK; this comes from the coding sequence ATGGCAAGGCGTTTTAAAAGTTTAACTTCAAGGAAAAAAGTTTTTTTAGGTATTGGGATATCCCTTTTTGTTATTGCTGGCTATGCTATTTTCCAGATGTCTCATTCTGAGAAAACTAAAACTACAGAGACGATTTATCAGCCTAGTACGGTGACTAGTGGAAAGATTGCTTCTTCAACACTTTTATCTGGGACTGTTTCAGCATTATCTGAGCAGTATGTTTATTATGACAATTCAAAAGGTGGTTCGGCAAGAGTAACGGTTGAAGTAGGTCAGCAGATTGGCAAAGGTCAACAACTTGTTCAATATGACACAACCAATGCTCAAGCTGCTTATGATTCAGCTGTCCGCAATCTTAATAAGGTTGGCAGACAAATTACTCAATTGAAAACTTATGGTGTTCAAACAGAGGCACCTGCTGAAGCAACGACAGATGCAACAACGGAAGCTTCTGGAAATACCGCTAGCCAATCATCATCGACTTCCTCTTACGGTCAGACTTATAAACAACAGTTGCAAGATTTGAATGATTCTTATGCAGATGCTGAGGCAGAAGTGGCCAAAGCTCAAGAAGCTTTAAATCAAACTGTGGTGGTTAGTGATGTTGAAGGTACGGTAGTAGAGGTTAATCATTCTATTGATCCAGCCGCTAAAGAAAGTCAGAAATTGGTTCATGTAGCGACACAAGGACAATTACAAGTTAAGGGACATTTGACAGAGTATGACTTGGCTAATTTGAAAAAAAATGATGAAGTTATTATCAAATCAAAAGTCTATCCTGATAAAAAATGGCAAGGTAAAATAACTAGTATTTCAGATTATCCAGAGCAGTCGACCTCTTCAACAGAAGGTTCTGGAAATGGTTCAAGTGGCTCTAAATATGAATATAAAGTTGATATCACAAGTGATTTAGCTGAGTTAAAACAAGGTTTCTCAGTTTCTGTGGAAGTCGTTAACAGCAAAGAATCCTTACTAGTCCCAACATCTGCGGTGTTTAGTTCTAAAGGTAAGGACTATGTCTGGCGATTTGATAAGCTATCGAAGAAAGTTTCTAAGCAGGAAGTAGGTCTTGGTAGGGCAGATGCGACTTCTCAAGAAATTTTAACTGGTCTAGCTAAAGAAGATCGTATCATTGCTAATCCGGATAAGTTGCTTAAGGACGGTCAAAAACTTAGTGATGAACAAGTTAAGTCAGAGGATACTCCAAAAACAAGCAATGAGGAGAAATAG